In Dermacentor variabilis isolate Ectoservices chromosome 1, ASM5094787v1, whole genome shotgun sequence, the genomic stretch ATTTTTCAGGTGGGAGCATGGCTGGCATGCTCACGCAAGTACTTCCAGGTGTCAAGACGGATTGGCAGAAATGGCGGTTTTTCTTTTGCGACGAGAGGCTTGTTCCGCTTGAAAATACCGAGAACACTTTCGGCAGCTACAACGCACAGCTTGTGCCAAAGCTGTGTTTGAAAAGGGAACAATTTGTGATCGTCAACACATCGCTGCCGCGTGAGGCCGTCAGTTCAATCCGCTCAGTCGTCTCTAGTTTTGTCCGTTGTTGTAATTGCTCTTTGCTATTTTTACAGCCCCTGAGGCGGCCAAAGACTACTCCGAAAAGTTGAAAGTATACTTTAAGAGTGTCCCTGAGTTTGACTTGCTGCTGTTGGGAATGGGCCCAGATGggcatacttgttccctgttcccTGGGCACAAGTTGCTTGAGGTGGGTGGCTGTATTTTTCCATAGAAAGCTGTTTTCGTCGCAGTTGTAGACTTTCTTTTCTCTAAAGGTAAAATTTCTTAACTTCGTGTATGATGCTGTAAATTGGGGTTTGCACGTATTGCCTTCATTGAATTCGAATTCTGTGCTCGGCGCCCCG encodes the following:
- the Pgls gene encoding 6-phosphogluconolactonase isoform X4; amino-acid sequence: MTLKVTVATDKADLLCRLKVLIQQVADTFVSSGNEFLKVGVSGGSMAGMLTQVLPGVKTDWQKWRFFFCDERLVPLENTENTFGSYNAQLVPKLCLKREQFVIVNTSLPPPEAAKDYSEKLKVYFKSVPEFDLLLLGMGPDGHTCSLFPGHKLLEEKTKWVADITDSPKPPPCRVTLTFPVINSAKLVVFPIAGAEKADTVVLGEW